A genomic segment from Colletotrichum higginsianum IMI 349063 chromosome 5, whole genome shotgun sequence encodes:
- a CDS encoding Riboflavin kinase produces MAETTTRPLVVGPDSGPEAPFPLKMEGKVISGFGRGSKELGIPTANLPVDSSQTPWIDNTRSGVYFGWASLSLPASHPDRIAPPPSSGAGPAQPHLEFQLYPMVMSIGYNPFYKNTVRSAEVHVLHKFSADFYDAHMRLLILGFVREEKDYKSLEALVADINTDCDVARTSLARDRWAPPKALTPGAETDGVLDAKWLVEPLPKA; encoded by the exons ATGGCAGAGACGACGACACGTCCTCTTGTCGTCGGCCCGGACTCCGGTCCCGAGGCCCCCTTCCCGCTCAAAATGGAGGGCAAGGTCATTTCCGGCTTCGGCCGGGGGTCTAAGGAG CTCGGAATCCCAACCGCAAACCTCCCAGTAGACTCCTCTCAAACCCCCTGGATAGACAACACCAGATCCGGCGTTTACTTTGGCTGGGcttccctctccctccctgcATCGCACCCGGACCGCATcgccccgccgccctcctccggcgccggcccggCCCAGCCCCACCTCGAGTTCCAGCTGTATCCCATGGTCATGTCCATCGGCTACAACCCCTTCTACAAGAACACGGTCCGCTCCGCCGAGGTCCACGTGCTGCACAAGTTCTCGGCCGACTTTTACGACGCTCACATGCGCCTCCTCATTCTTGGCTTCGTGCGGGAAGAGAAGGACTACAAGAGCCTTGAAGCCCTTGTCGCCGACATCAACACCGACTGCGACGTTGCGCGGACTTCGCTTGCCCGCGACCGATGGGCGCCGCCCAAGGCGCTGACACCCGgcgccgagacggacggTGTACTGGATGCGAAGTGGCTGGTGGAGCCGCTCCCCAAGGCGTAG